Sequence from the Drosophila subpulchrella strain 33 F10 #4 breed RU33 chromosome 3R, RU_Dsub_v1.1 Primary Assembly, whole genome shotgun sequence genome:
cccTAACagtctacattaaaatatatcttttaagCGAGGGTCGAAATttaaacccattttcatgttcgatttttacGTACTTCCCATGGGGTCCAACTTGTGAACCCAAAATCTGAagttctagattccataacttgagttactGAACACCGATTTacaagtgggatacctctttgCATTCGTAGTTGAATTCTCTAAaattctacattaaaatatatctttaaagcGAGGGTCGAAATTTTAAcgcattttcatgttcgatttatACGTATTTTCAATGGGgttcagaatgggaaccctaAGTCTTGACTTCTAGACtccataactttagttttTGAACACCGATTTacaagtgggatacctctttAAATTTGTGGTTGAGATCTCTAACACTCTACATTGAAATATATCTCTTAGGCGGGGGTcgaaattttaacccatttcatgttcgatttttccgtgtTTCCAATGGCTTTCACTATGGGAGCCCAAAACttcacttctagattccataacttgagtatTTAGATTCCGATTCTTCATTCATATCTTTCATTTCAACGAGGGTCAAATTTGTAACCCATTTTGTGTTAGTTTTTTCCGTATTTTCAATGTCTTTCAGTATGGAATTCCAAAAGTGCCCTTCTACattccataacttgaattATTGGCTCCCGATTTATGATGATGATTAGATTCCTTGATTCGACTCTGTGATTCGATTCTAtgattcgactctatgattcgaGTCAAGGCAAAGGGCTTACTCGGCGGAAGTTTAAAGTTACGTCTCCTTGTTAAGGACAACAATTGCCCGGCCATTGTCAAATGGCAAAGTGCTGAAATGCAGGGTTAACGCagaaataatttcaaataagATTAGATAGCATTGTGTCTTCGAGCAATGTCCTTTTGGCGCTGAGGTATTGGTGAGGGTGGctcaaaaagaaaaacaaataatgtTACAAATTGCAGCATTTGCACCCCTTTGGCTGGGCAAGCTCACAAGTGCCGTAGTACAACGAATTTCATGTTGTTGAGAAAGTCCAGAtcacatattaaaaatattttatttgtgaaACATAAAATACTcatgaaaaaatataacaaaaatctttttttttgtacaacTAATTTTATTATCTTGATTTTCTTTCTTATCacacatttaaaaattgttatttgtGATGTATTAAATGGTTaagaaaaaaacttaaaaaattatatgtatGTTGTACcaagaattttattttgattttcttgCTTATCACATGTTCAAAGTATTTTATTTGTGGCGCACAAAAAAATTGAGAAGGAACTTGAATTTTTTGTGGTTATTATGTAAATTGATTTTCGTGCTTATCAcatattcaaaatattttatttgtggcGCACGAAAAAATTGAGAAAgaacttacatttttttagtgGTTTATCACATATTTGAAATATTCTTTTGGAGACGCATAAAATAGTTGAGAAagaacttaaaattttaagatgaatgttaaaaaagaatatatatataaatatttatttttttttttatttatataatgctaaataaatatatttataccatTTCATAGCGCTTTGCTTCACTGTGCTCTGAAGGCGGCggataaaaatgtaaaattcaAACTCTTCCGCCGCCCCGAGAAAACACAAATCACGGGCAAATGCAATAACAAAGGGAATCCCTCTGGCCGCAGAGTGTTCAAGTTATTTGCGGTTTATGTCCTTGTTGCTGCTCCTTTATTCATGTCGCTGAGGCGACAAAAAGGACCTTAAAGCCAATAAAACGATTTTTTCGTCTCTATCTATGAATTGTAAATGCCTTGCCGAAAGAGGACAATTGAAGTGGCCGCGTCCGCTGACAGCTTCGCATGGGTCTCAGTCTCAGCTCCTTTCCCATCGCGATTTAAGATAATAGTATCATCAACACCACTTCAGTACACCCCACATCCTGTTTTTAAATGCGGACACGCAGGGCAGGATTTGTCTGGCTCCAGGGTCTAAGGACTTACTGGGGCGTAGGCGTTGCTTGGGTCCTGTCCAATGGCTTCGGGATTTGGGTTCGGGCTTCGATGATAACAACTTTGGCGGCTAATTTGCATCAGCGTTTGGTAGGGGGTCGCAAGGAAAACTTTAAGCGTTTTGAAGTTCTTCGCCGTCGAGTGACAGATTTTTCACGcacatttaaaaaacatttaaaaaaccattaaatgttttttccacTTTTTTCCACCTTTTTTATTTGTCTGCACCCCCCATTTTTGGGAATTCctcctttttatttttttatttgttttctgGGCTTTTCACAATGTTtcattgttattgttgtggcTCCAGTTGTTGCCTTGGCGGTGCTCTCTAATCTTTGCGCCATTTATTTACACTTGATTAACACGCGACTGACATTTGTTTGACTTTCGCTTTCGCTCTGTTGAAATTAAAATGCGAAACCCGCATTGTACaaacaaatttgaaaacaAATGGGGGAATACCGGTCATTAAAACACTCTTACCGAGCGATTTGATAAAGTTATAATAAAAtgctaataaaataaaaatacatatataatataataatatattaataacataataatataaaagatCCTATAGGAATGTTATGATAAGACGTTGGATTATATGTAATATCACTTATCACACATGAATACAATTTCtattaaaattacaaattataaatacaaacaaaATTTCTAACATATTAAGTATCACCTCAAATTGGCTGTTAAAGATGTATTTTACTTATAAACAGATTCAAAGCAAACCGTTGAAGTTTGAATAGAAACATTAAACATTATATTACAGAAACTGGAAATATTTTGTatgataatatattttacaagAGATGCAGACAtatttttgcacaaattttttattaggACCAACAAATTGTTTTGCCATTGGCTGCCAAAGCTcttctaaaaataatattacccAGCTAAATAAAAGTGTATAAAAGCAAGTCCCCTTGTGTGACACATTTTCTGTGTGGGCTTGCCTTTTTGGCTTCTGCTTCATATTTTCTGTTGTACAAAAATTATTCATTTGTGGAAAATTGTGACGATGGTCGGACCATGGCCGCAGGCCAAACTGATTAATAAACCAAACGTCAAATGCGCACAATGGCCACGCATCACCGGAGTCAAAGTTTGAGCCGGGGCAAGAGCCACCACTCCGTGGCATCTGGACCAGAATCAGGATGCGGATGAGGATGTGAGTGAGGAGGAGGACTATTTACCAGGACAACGGCGACCACAGCTGTCAACCGCGTGTCTTCCGCAAATGTGGCCGAAAAGGGGATATACAGATATTCATAAAATGAGGCGGAACTTCCTTACAAGTGCAAGTAGGCCTCGGATGGCATTGTTCTCGACTTGACTTTTTACAGAACCCGGCGACTCGCATTCCTTACGGGTTCCGTTCGAGGGCGTTGGCAGTGTCATTGTCATCTGCCGGGTCACAGTTGGTTGCTATTTGGCCAGCAAATTATTTGCATATTACAAAAAATCTCTAACAATGCAGATTTGATTTCTTTGTGAGACATTTTTGAAGGGAAATTGAAAAATATGGATAGGAGCATAAGGtcaatgtttattttttaagcgGGGGCATGGTAAACATAttttgctttaaaaaaaatacaaagaaGGCGAAAATATTGCCAAGTAAATCTATACAAATAATTAACTTTAATAAATCCCCAGGCTTTAACACTGCTAAACAAACACCTAACACAtagttgtatttatttttgcaatcGTAGCCCCCAAATTTCCGCGATATTCCCTGGGGGCACCGAATCGAGTTCTGATTTATAAACATGAAGATTTATACCATTACGCCCACATACTCAAGGCGGCCataaaaatgataaaaaactgtgttctgtattttattttgactTCAGAAATTCCCTCCACTAATGGGGGCACATTTAATGGTTTTGTTTATGGAGTGTTTAGTGATTTTTTATGCCGAAACAATATAGGAAAAAAGCAATGTTGCCTGGGCTTTAAGAGGCGGTTCAGCCAAATGTCCTGCAGGCTAGTTTACTGGTCAAACAACTCGAAGCCCTGACGAATTGCCAACTTCCGTGCGATATGATGAGGCAGAACGATTGAAGGATCATTTATCATTTTTATGGCTTCATTTTTGGCAGGGGTAAAAAATAGTTCTTAAAGAGTACCCAAGCAAATATTATTCAATATTCTCTGCCCTTCCATAACCCCAATACCAAACAAtattattcaaaaatgttgcTCAATTCTCTTATTCAATTTGTCAATCATAAATTTCACGCTctcttaaaataaatttgcaGGCAATTGAAAAATTTCAAGTGCCTGTGTCGAACAAGGTTTTCCTTTCAATGTGTTGAaacattttggttttttgcCACAATTTATGGGCAAACTTTTCGGGGCttggtctgtcagagttaagCATCGGCCTCTGCTCTGACACATGACTTGAATGTCAATGGGCAAAGGACACACACCCCCAATgaactacaaaaaataaaataagggGAGGATCCAATCCGAGAGTCCTGCGTCCCAGACAATGTCGCGTTAAATTTGCACAACTTGACGGAAATTTTGCTACTTtgttcgctgcaaattcaaaacttCTGTTTCgtttattttagttttccgAGAGAGGGGTTTCCTCAACATTTCCCGCCCACACACCCCATTCACcacataaataacaaaatttaAGGACAAAATATCAATATCCACTTTGCGAAACGCCAACTGCATGCGAAtgagtttatttttggctgtGCAAAAGTGTCTGGATCTGAATTGGACACCGCCTGAGCCAACATTTCGCAATGCAAATGAAATTCTGTTTCTTACTTTTGTTCTCCattttttctttcttgttatttttGCATAATTTCAATTCACTTCTGGCGACAACATATTGCAAAGAAGTTGGCAAGCTGCAAATTTCGACGCGTTTAAGTTAGCTGAATGCAAAAAAACGCAGctgaacttaaataaattccCAGGGAAAGTTTTGAAGCTAAAAATAGCtttaacaaataatttataagttttttttagcatttgaatccattgaatattttttatatttatgctATACAAAATAACCATTATAAGGTATTTATGAAGAACCTTTATATCCAATTAAGCTTTTGTACTTCTTTTTAACAACTGCAAAAACCTTGATGACGTTGACATAAAAGCTTAGAGCCATAAAATGgtatgtttttttatttttgaagcTGCTGGCCAGCTCCATAAgccaaatttaatttgttctcATATGACATTTACGGTCATATTCAAATAACTTCGTTTGTCATACTTCACTGGCTTTGATGTCCTTTTGAACAGGGGTTGAAGCTTGTAGCAGAATGGAAGAGGTTTCGCTAGATTAATTTGGGGTCATgcatataatataattttttatggtGGGAGTGTAGATGGAATGGGGGTCCTTTCAAACCGCAATCAAGTGGTATAAGAAAGGTTTTTCATATGAGGAAATTATTTATGGCTGAAAATCTCTTCAATGTGCCTCGAAGTTTAAAACCCCAGCGATATGGTGGAAAATGATTTGATTTATTGCCATGTCTCTGGGAACATGTGTTCTTACAAAGTTTTCCTAATTAGGGGTAATAGATCTTAATAACTATTTGAGATGGATATGACGAGGGTGTCGGAAACGTATGctgaaaaatgtaaattaaaaatctGATATAACAATTTATTAAGCTTTAGGTTGATCACATGAAATTGTATGGTATAGGATCCCTTTTAACAATTTGGTGTTCTTCTGGATGAGGATTTTTCCTTAATATGAAAAGGATTTTTGGTTCGTATTTAGGCTGTTGTAAAGAATCCCCCATTATAGGGTTCGACCTGAAGAAGTCAAGAAGGCGTCTTGCAAATCCATCCGTATGTTTACTTTCGTCATTTCCTGGGATTTCGCGGCTTACGGTTTTTATGTTGAAAATCCTCATAAACCAGTTTTCagattttatttcattttcattggAGTTGAAGTTATGTCTTCTGGATATATCGTGGACGTTATAAAAATCTCGTTGCTGATTATCCAAACGCGGTTCTACGAATGGAATTCCCTTATTTCGCGCTGGACATGTTTTACAATCTTCATGGTTTTCTATGAGCCTGTAGTTATAACCCAAGCTCATACTACATAAGAGTAAGGCAATCCCGAAATGACGGCGCGTTGACATATTCACAGTCGAAACTGAAGTGTTTTTAATTCGAacgaaatatttatataacataaaaactgtttatTAAACCTTGAACTTGGGACCGGCTAAGTAAACCTGAAGGTACATAACAGCTGGACACGCTTAAATGAGTTTCAAGAAATACTGGTTTTAATTGCAATATTTACATCTGCGGATATATAAAGATATATTCTTGTCGGAGGTTGTTTCCCCAATTTTTTCGAGCCCAGAACACGTAGATGCCATTTGTGGTGGATAGGCTGTCTTCTTTTCCTTAACCTTTCCCCCGGGGGatcccattcccatttccacATCCATTCCTAGTGAATCACTGTAAGTGACACGCGTGCCCCTCCACACAATCACCCGCCGCGAATTTGTGAATTTCGTTACCTCATGAAACCGAAACTGACATGAATTCGAAAAGCGTTTCGGGGCGAACattaacacatttattttTCCATTCCATTCCGGAGGTTGTCCCCTGTCGCCGTCCCGTCAAGTGTGGGCtgaataattttttaagtgaCTTCTTTTATTTGCATTTAGAAGCGTTTAAAAAAAGTCACCTGGGACTTGTGGGTGCGTTTATGTGAATACATTAACCAATTTTTAGGAAGTTTTGGGGAGCTCTCATGGTGGTGGATTAAAGGTTCTATATGACCGGTTGaggatattatttttttctaatCCTCGTAGCCTTAGTTCGTAGTACTCGTATTAATTTGGCTATAAAAGTATAATgtatatataagtatataatattaattaaattaaatttaggttatactatataatatataagtaaTCTTATTCCATATTTTCTGAGATCTTaagataactttaaaaaaaactccTGTTGCCCACATCATTTAATCAGCAACTTTGTGAAAACTATTCGATTCTGACACTTCAGGAACCAGGAATCAAAGTCTCCGTTAGTCTCTTCCATTACCAACTTAGTTGGAATTGTTTCGTGTGCATTGAACATGATTTATTATGACACATAAACAACAGCTTAACTTCCGGGTAACTTACCCATATGTCCGTAGTGCtaaaaaatgaagaaaaatggcaaaatgcCTGAGATATTGACTAAAAGCCCTAGCAGCAGCCACATCAATGGCACTTACCTTTTCCGCTTAAACACCCTCAACCTGGGCATAATGGTGACCTCCCCCGGGCACATTTTTGGGATCCCCTCCGATGCATTTGAAACAGGTTTGTCCCCGGGTTTCCCTTTCCTGTCCatcctattttttttattagccaGCAACTTGTTCCTTGGCCGTAACGCTGTTTTTTATGCAATAGAATGATGGTCCATTGCTTGGGCGAATGTGAATGCTCACCCGTGCGTCCAGTGGTCATCATTTTAGCTGTCCCCCTCCCTGTGGTCACCGCCCCTCGTTGGCCTTACAATGAGTAGTTCCATGTACAAGTCCT
This genomic interval carries:
- the LOC119545794 gene encoding uncharacterized protein LOC119545794, encoding MSTRRHFGIALLLCSMSLGYNYRLIENHEDCKTCPARNKGIPFVEPRLDNQQRDFYNVHDISRRHNFNSNENEIKSENWFMRIFNIKTVSREIPGNDESKHTDGFARRLLDFFRSNPIMGDSLQQPKYEPKILFILRKNPHPEEHQIVKRDPIPYNFM